The following coding sequences lie in one bacterium genomic window:
- a CDS encoding SDR family NAD(P)-dependent oxidoreductase, translated as MGVLDAMRLDGAAAFVTGASRGLGRAAAVALAEAGADLALAATNEEKLEEVAGEIRALGRRAAVCPLDLKSPAAVREAVDRAAVELGRLDIAVNAAGICHRVPTIEMSDEAMMETFEINVYGTMYVCRAAAAHMQKGEVQKSGGGRIVNFGSVAGVRGRTDLSIYGASKAAVMNLTKSLALDWAPLGIRANCIAPGQFDTDMGWPLREDPALKKKFLERVPLRVIAKPEEIGALTVYLSSNASAFMTGSVILLDGGISLL; from the coding sequence ATGGGCGTTCTGGATGCGATGCGGCTCGACGGAGCGGCTGCTTTTGTGACGGGGGCGAGCCGGGGGCTGGGCCGCGCGGCGGCGGTCGCCCTGGCCGAGGCGGGGGCGGATCTCGCGCTGGCCGCGACGAATGAAGAAAAACTCGAAGAGGTTGCCGGAGAGATCCGCGCGCTGGGAAGACGGGCGGCCGTCTGTCCCCTCGATCTGAAGTCTCCCGCCGCGGTCCGGGAGGCGGTAGACCGGGCGGCGGTCGAGCTCGGCCGCCTCGACATTGCGGTAAATGCGGCGGGGATCTGTCATCGCGTTCCGACCATCGAGATGTCCGATGAGGCGATGATGGAAACGTTCGAGATCAATGTCTATGGAACCATGTACGTCTGCCGCGCGGCGGCGGCCCACATGCAGAAAGGGGAGGTGCAGAAATCGGGCGGTGGGCGGATCGTCAATTTCGGTTCGGTCGCGGGCGTGCGCGGGCGGACGGATCTTTCGATCTACGGGGCGAGCAAGGCGGCGGTGATGAACCTGACGAAATCGCTCGCGCTCGATTGGGCGCCGCTCGGCATCCGGGCGAACTGCATCGCCCCGGGGCAATTCGACACCGACATGGGCTGGCCCTTGCGGGAAGACCCCGCGCTCAAGAAAAAATTTCTCGAACGCGTCCCCCTGCGCGTCATCGCGAAGCCCGAGGAGATCGGCGCCCTCACGGTGTATCTCTCCTCGAACGCCTCCGCGTTCATGACGGGTTCCGTCATCCTGCTCGACGGGGGGATCAGTCTGCTCTGA
- a CDS encoding MoaD/ThiS family protein has protein sequence MSSDKPTIHFELIAWATVFVGGDGSERKEFEEPLLPGDTVRTVLKRLSVRFPDLDKALWDRGSGELGEHIEIAVNDAVLGIRHNLNSEAKDGDTIILMGQYMGG, from the coding sequence ATGAGCAGCGATAAGCCCACCATTCACTTCGAGCTCATCGCCTGGGCGACGGTCTTCGTCGGCGGGGATGGCAGCGAGCGCAAGGAGTTCGAAGAGCCGCTCCTGCCGGGCGATACTGTCCGCACCGTCCTCAAGCGGCTGAGCGTCCGTTTTCCCGATCTCGATAAAGCGCTCTGGGATCGGGGCTCCGGCGAGCTGGGCGAGCACATCGAGATTGCCGTCAACGACGCCGTCCTGGGCATCCGCCACAACCTGAATTCCGAAGCGAAGGACGGCGACACGATTATTCTCATGGGACAATACATGGGCGGCTGA